The Candidatus Neomarinimicrobiota bacterium nucleotide sequence AACTCCCCAATCTCCGTACGCATTCGTTCAGCCGTTCCGCAATAACAAGAATAGAGCGCTAAGTTAGGACAGGTGCCGCATTGACACGCAAGCTCATGGGCAATTTTGTTTACCGATTCCTTTGTCTGAGAAAACGCTGATGTTGAAAGAGCAATTCCGATGATCAATGCGAAGATTTTAATTCTAATCATATAGTTCCTTTCAACGGTGAATTTACCTGTCCGGCTCTCCTTAATCAACGCCTATTAATCTTCCTGAGCATTCCCGCAATTGCCGCAAAATTTTGCTTCAGGATTTACTCTCTCGCCGCAATTGGTGCAAAATCTCGGAACCTTTCCGGAAATGAAATCTATCTTCTCCGATTGTGGTCGAGTTCCTTCATTTGATGTTATTTTCTCTTTCTTCCGGACATTTTTCATCCTTTTTGCGCCGGCTCGTTGTACCTTTCCGCGCCCCCTTGTAGTTTTGCCTATGTACGCATAAATAAGAAGGCCGACGAGCACGATAAGAACTGTTATTGATATTATTCCGTACACACCTATTCCATCCTCTTTATGCTCACTTTTCTGCAGCGACGTCTCGTTATCAGGTTTAAAATAACTTACCGACACCGCTTTTGTCTCGCCCGCTGCCATACTCCCAGCTAAAACCTGATGATGGATTATGCCCTTATCATCAGTGTTGCTCCGGAAGCTTGCAGGCGACGTCGTGAAGCTCGAAGAACCCAACGGCTGCTGTACTTCATAAGAAAAATTCGCTATGGCGTAGTAGGATTTGTAGCTGTAGTTAAATGACTTCTGTTTGGCTTTAGGCGCAAACGGGTTGAAATAATATTCTAATTGAAACTCCCTTTCCCTTAATGTGAATTCGGCGTAACTGTCTCCGTCTGCGCTTTTCACCTCGAACGGGTCGTGAATATGCGCCCCTGTGGGCGTTACCGAAGCGACGTGAGGTTCTACACCCGGAAAGATGTTGAACTTGATCAATGCCGGAAGCTCAACCTCCGGGGAGACTCTGCCTCTGTAGATGACCAGTACCTCAGGTTTATCGTACTCCGGCATAAGAGATATTTTCATCGTCGAAATTTTAATTTCGTTCTCCTGAGCATTAGCCGGATGCTGATTCTGAAGTGACAATAACAGAACAACGGTCATTAAGAATAGTCTTTTCATATTAAACCTCAAAATCGAATTTTTAATTTTCAAATTTACAATCGCCTTATTCTTTCATCTTTGAGGAATTCATACTCGCCTTTCTTGCTCTGAGCCTTTTTCTGACAGCTTCTCTCAGGCTGCTCTCGGAGTCAAGCATAAATTGCCCCGAGGTTACGACCAACTCCGAACCGGTTAACCCTTCCAACACCTCATAATATCCTCCCTCTCCTTCCGCCCCAAGCGTTACTTCCCTTGGCTCGTACTTGCCTTCACCTATATCTATGAATACGATATCACGTTCCCCTGAGTGAATTACCGATTCCTTTGGAATCACAACGGCTTTCTTCCTATCCCTCGTTTTGATAACAATGTTGGCGTACATTCCCGGTCGTAACTTACCATCTTCGTTATCAAACTCTAATCTTACTCTTACAGTTCTCGTTTTGGAATCGAGATAAGGATAAACGTAGGCAATGCTTCCTTCGAATTTTTTGCCGGGTATATAGGTCAGACTCATTACCGCGTCCAATCCTTCTTCAAGCCAGGGCAGTTCGTACTCATAAATATCGGCATAGACCCAGACCTTCGACAGGTCGGCGATGGCATACAAATTCATACCCTCTCCGACGTTCATACCTTCAAGAGCCATCTTCTCCACTACGACGCCGTTAAAAGGTGAATAAAGTGTCATTACCTTACTGACCTTACCCGACCTTTCCAACTCTCGTATCTGTTCGGGCGTTATGTCCCAGTTAGATAGCCTCTCTCTCGTTGATTTCAAAAGCGGGTCCTCTTCCGCGCTCCTTCTGCTTCGATTTTTCAGCACGGTTAGATACTCCTCCTGTGTTGATACGAGTTCGGGACTGTAAATATCGAGCAGCGGCTGGTTTTTATAGACTTTCTGACCTGTATAATCGACGTATAGCTTCTCTATCCATCCCTTTACCTTCGTATGTATGTGCGTAAACCGGGTTTCATCATAATCCACAAGACCTATCGTCCTTATCTCTTTTCGAAGGTCGCGCACTTCAACCGGAATTGACATTATCCCGGTGTTTTGTACAACGACCGGATCGATTATTATTACCAAACCCGATCCCCCTTGATCAGCATCTTCGTAAACAGGCACAAGGTCCATCCCCATGGGCGATTTCCCCGGTTTATCGCTGATGAAGTTAGGATCCATCGGCGCTACCCAATATTTTATTTTACGCTCCTTCTTCTCACCCTGAGGAGATTCGGATGCTAAATCGGTCGAATCAGCGCCGTAAAATAGAGAAAACAGCGCGTATATGCCGATAACGACAATAATTCCTGATATCACATATTTTTTTCTATTATTCATTTTTACTGTCCCCCCGTGTTAGATTTACTCCGACTGCAGCTTCTATGCCTGCAATCGATTTTTCATGCTCGCTTATTATCCTATAATAATTTATACGGAAATTGAAAAGCGTAATCTGATTATTCAACAGAGTAATGAAATCAACTTTATTTACCTGATAACCGGAAAGAGCGGAATTCAAGCTCTGTTCCGCCTGCGGAAGTATCTGATTTTCATATAGTACGATGAGTTCTTTTGCCTTCGCAATGTCTGCAAACATTATCCTTATATCCCTTTTGACATTATTCAGAATATTGTTGTATGACTCTTGTGCCATACGAACCGCCGCTTTAGATTCCTCCACCCTGCTCGATTGTCTGTTTCCCGGTTTTATCGGTAAGCTGAAAGCCACTGACATTGATAAAAAGTCTGCTCCTTCGCCCATCATAGGGCCGGTGAGCTCGTTTCTTTGAGTATATGCCATAGCCACTCCCAGGTCGGGCAGTTTTAGTTTTTTTGAGAAGTCCATCATCCGTTCATTCCTGTCTATCCTGTGACGAGCCGCCTTCAATGCCGGTCTTAATTCCTTTGCCTTTTCCATCAATTCTTCTTCCGTTAGGTCAATCTTCGTCGGCAGCAGTTCATCCGATACCAAGATCGGCGTATCCGGAGCTCTGTTCATAAGAGCGTTCAACACGGCAGTGGCTTTTTCTCGTTTAAATCCGAGATTTATTAACTGCTCCTCGAATTTGGACTTCTCCACCTGAGCTTTTAAAACATCTTGCTGCAGCCCCGTTCCAACGGAGTACCTCCTCTCGGCGATCTCTACGAACCTCGTCGTCAGGTCAATATTTTCACTGATAATCCCGATTGACTTGTCTATTGTGTACAGATCAAAATAGCTGTTTTTGACCTGGTGAATCAGCATCCTTTCCAATTCGAGCCTGTCGGCGGATACGGCATGCCACTCCTGTTCGGCTGCTTTCTTCTTCGCGCCCAGCTTACCGGGGAACGGTATATGCTGGGTTAAAGCAATCTGTTTTCCCGTCATCGGTTCCAGGTCAAATTCGAACGACTCAGCCGGAACGTTTAAAAGTCCAAACTTAAGCACCGGATCCATCCATGACCCGGATTGAACCATTTTTTCCTTTGCCGACTTTTCTTTCCATTCCGCTGCTTTTAGGAAGGGATTCGACCTGACGGCTTTTGTGACCGCATCTTCAAGAGATAACACTTCTATATCTCCGTTTAATTCCTGAGAAAACGACTCAGTCGTCAACAATCCTGCAACTATGTATACTACTATAAAATATTTCACGATATTATATACTCCATCCACTTTAATCAATTCACGGCATACGTGAATAAAACGTTTATTCCGAACTATCGGAACCGGGAATAATTATTGAAAAAGGGGGTCTAAGTCAGAAAGACTGAATCGAGAATAAATAAAGGTACAGATTTTTGACTCCGGCTCTGATCATAAAATACAGAGAGTGAGCTAAAATATAACGGCGACAGATCGGTCAAAGAGCGGACAACAGGATCAGACTGGCCTAATTTTAATGAAACCGGTCTCGAAGAATGAAGCTTCAGAGCCTGTTGTTCTATCGTCAAGTTTGCAGAATAATCGCAATATTGACCTGATCGTATCGAGATGTCTTCATTGAACATATGGCAGCAGACTTTTTCAACGTTCATCGAGTGACCGCTTTCGCCGCACAGCTTTCCGCACTCATGCGACATTACCGCCTTTGCAACAGGCGTTAGTGTGAGGAGGAGCAGAACTAAAAATCCTGTCGTGATGCGGAATTTATTATATTTTTTTAACCAGCGCATATCGTACTCAATTTATCTTTTATGCCGCTTTTTGCAAGCTTTTTCATTCAAATCACTACTTTGTTATGTCTACAGAATAAAAAATTTGTAACTTTTTCTCAAAACCTGTATACTGATTTGAAAGTTATGGCATTATCAAAACAGGAACTCGAATACTCAGGGCTGATAAACGTGGAATGAAAATGAGCGCCGAAATCATAAAAGCGACAATTAATGATATTAAGGATATCAGGGAACTTCTCGAAGCCGAAAACCTTCCTCCCGACGACCTCGAGAGGTGGATTGATAATTTCTTTGTGCTCAGGATCGACGGTATTACCGTAGGCGCTGCCGGCATCGAAGTATGGGGTAACATAGGGCTATTCCGGTCGTTCGTGGTAGCACCTGAACAGAGGTCGAAAGGGTTCGGACAGCAGCTCTACGATTCGATTATATCTTTATCCGGAGAAATTGGTTTAACTGCAATCGTACTACTGTCGAAAGGGGCATCAGGATTCTTTGAAAAAGAGGGTTTCAGGTTCATACGAAGGAGTGAGGTTCCTTCGGAGGCGAAAAAATCAGTGCAGTTCAACCTCGACGAATGCAGAATCTATGATGTGATGATAAGAGAGTTGATTTGAATAAAAGGGTATATCGGTCAGGCTCTTATCATGTTATCAGTTATCACTTATCAATATAAAACATATAATCCGTAAGTGCGTTTAGCTCTTGCGGAGAAAGTTTGTCAAACTTCGGCATAATACTCAACGGCTCGAACTTTTGCGGA carries:
- a CDS encoding GNAT family N-acetyltransferase, whose amino-acid sequence is MSAEIIKATINDIKDIRELLEAENLPPDDLERWIDNFFVLRIDGITVGAAGIEVWGNIGLFRSFVVAPEQRSKGFGQQLYDSIISLSGEIGLTAIVLLSKGASGFFEKEGFRFIRRSEVPSEAKKSVQFNLDECRIYDVMIRELI
- a CDS encoding zinc ribbon domain-containing protein, with amino-acid sequence MKIKNSILRFNMKRLFLMTVVLLLSLQNQHPANAQENEIKISTMKISLMPEYDKPEVLVIYRGRVSPEVELPALIKFNIFPGVEPHVASVTPTGAHIHDPFEVKSADGDSYAEFTLREREFQLEYYFNPFAPKAKQKSFNYSYKSYYAIANFSYEVQQPLGSSSFTTSPASFRSNTDDKGIIHHQVLAGSMAAGETKAVSVSYFKPDNETSLQKSEHKEDGIGVYGIISITVLIVLVGLLIYAYIGKTTRGRGKVQRAGAKRMKNVRKKEKITSNEGTRPQSEKIDFISGKVPRFCTNCGERVNPEAKFCGNCGNAQED
- a CDS encoding efflux RND transporter periplasmic adaptor subunit; translated protein: MNNRKKYVISGIIVVIGIYALFSLFYGADSTDLASESPQGEKKERKIKYWVAPMDPNFISDKPGKSPMGMDLVPVYEDADQGGSGLVIIIDPVVVQNTGIMSIPVEVRDLRKEIRTIGLVDYDETRFTHIHTKVKGWIEKLYVDYTGQKVYKNQPLLDIYSPELVSTQEEYLTVLKNRSRRSAEEDPLLKSTRERLSNWDITPEQIRELERSGKVSKVMTLYSPFNGVVVEKMALEGMNVGEGMNLYAIADLSKVWVYADIYEYELPWLEEGLDAVMSLTYIPGKKFEGSIAYVYPYLDSKTRTVRVRLEFDNEDGKLRPGMYANIVIKTRDRKKAVVIPKESVIHSGERDIVFIDIGEGKYEPREVTLGAEGEGGYYEVLEGLTGSELVVTSGQFMLDSESSLREAVRKRLRARKASMNSSKMKE
- a CDS encoding TolC family protein — its product is MKYFIVVYIVAGLLTTESFSQELNGDIEVLSLEDAVTKAVRSNPFLKAAEWKEKSAKEKMVQSGSWMDPVLKFGLLNVPAESFEFDLEPMTGKQIALTQHIPFPGKLGAKKKAAEQEWHAVSADRLELERMLIHQVKNSYFDLYTIDKSIGIISENIDLTTRFVEIAERRYSVGTGLQQDVLKAQVEKSKFEEQLINLGFKREKATAVLNALMNRAPDTPILVSDELLPTKIDLTEEELMEKAKELRPALKAARHRIDRNERMMDFSKKLKLPDLGVAMAYTQRNELTGPMMGEGADFLSMSVAFSLPIKPGNRQSSRVEESKAAVRMAQESYNNILNNVKRDIRIMFADIAKAKELIVLYENQILPQAEQSLNSALSGYQVNKVDFITLLNNQITLFNFRINYYRIISEHEKSIAGIEAAVGVNLTRGDSKNE